The Pyrus communis chromosome 9, drPyrComm1.1, whole genome shotgun sequence genome has a segment encoding these proteins:
- the LOC137744313 gene encoding uncharacterized protein yields the protein MASYDTWIWHAFFSASGSNNDINVLWSSPLFDDVVNGWAPEWRYKVNGKRHELGYHLTDGIYPSWPTFVKSYSHPDNAKKKLFSHKHESYRNDVERAFGILQARCVIVRGAAQLWNVEDLHSIMITCIILHNMIVEDEYVEIEEDFGEDVDDDQPTYARAMARDIEYLSATTYETSTR from the coding sequence ATGGCGTCTTacgatacatggatttggcatgcattCTTCAGCGCTTCTGGATCAAACAATGATATCAATGTTCTTTGGTCTTCTCCTCTATTCGATGATGTTGTTAATGGATGGGCACCGGAATGGAGGTACAAGGTAAATGGTAAACGGCATGAGCTAGGTTACCACTTAACTGATGGTATTTATCCTAGTTGGCCTACCTTTGTGAAAAGTTATTCTCATCCCGATAAtgcgaaaaaaaaattattttcgcaTAAACATGAATCTTACAGGAATGATGTGGAGAGAGCATTCGGGATCCTACAAGCTCGATGTGTCATTGTTAGAGGGGCTGCACAATTGTGGAATGTGGAAGACCTCCATTCAATCATGATAACGTGCATAATTTTAcataacatgattgtggaagatgagtacgtaGAAATTGAAGAAGACTTTGGAGAAGATGTGGATGATGACCAACCAACATATGCGAGAGCTATGGCAAGAGATATTGAATATCTCTCTGCAACCACTTACGAGACCTCGACAAGATAG
- the LOC137744312 gene encoding uncharacterized protein has translation MGDRRRRSLTMQMAQYQVSLAIADAKMNHEEAEFVNSLMQYEHHVESRYCHGRSFVQHDREECHDQMMKDYFIEHPRHPPHDFWKWYRMRRELFESILNAVVHHGYYFARKIDAVDNTAIVNLKCFCKAIKAIYEAIYLRKSNREYLKMLLRKADKEASMA, from the exons atgggtGATAGAAGAAGGCGTAGCTTGACAATGCAGATGGCACAATACCAAGTAAGTCTTGCAATTGCAGATGCAAAAATGAACCATGAAGAAGCCGAATTTGTGAACTCGCTTATGCAATATGAGCACCATGTCGAATCTAGATATTGTCACGGGCGTTCATTTGTGCAGCATGATAGAGAAGAGTGTCATGACCAGatgatgaaagattatttcatcGAACATCCGAGACATCCTCCTCATGATTTTTGGAAGTGGTATCGGATGAGGAGAGAGCTTTTTGAAAGCATCTTGAACGCAGTTGTCCATCATGGCTACTACTTTGCAAGGAAGATAGATGCTGTAG ATAATACTGCTATTGTGAACCTTAAGTGCTTTTGTAAGGCAATTAAAGCCATATATGAAGCCATATACCTCCGCAAGTCAAATCGTGAATACTTGAAGATGCTTCTACGCAAGGCAGACAAAGAGGCTTCTATGGCATGA